The following DNA comes from Devosia litorisediminis.
AGAGATAGCCTTCGGGCGCCATCAGCTTGCTGAACCGGCCGAACACTTCGCCCTGCGTTGGCTTGTCGAAATAGATCGCCACATTGCGGCAGAACACGGCATCGAATGGCCCTTTCATCGGCCAAGGCCCGATCAGATTGAGCGGCTTGAACGACACCAGATTGCGCACCGCCTCGGGGATCACGATGGTCCCGTCTCCCGGCTTGCCAAACGGCGCGGCGCGTTCACGCGACAGACCGTTGAGTTCATTTTCGGGATAGATGCCCCGCGCGGCCTTCTCGATCACGGCCGTATCAATATCGGTGGCCAGTATCTTGAAGTCCCAGCGCTTGAGCTCGGGAAAGGCCCCCAGCAGATCCATACCGATCGTATAGGGCTCCTGCCCGGTCGAGCATCCGGCGGACCAGATACGCAGACGGCTGCCACGTGGCTTGGATGCCACCAGCGCCTCGATATGCTTGCGCAGATGATCGAAGTGATGGTCTTCGCGATAAAAGCGCGTCAGGTTCGTGGTCAGCGCATTGACGAATTCCTGGCCTTCCTGGGCCGTTCCCTTGCGCTCGAGAAAATCGATATAGGCGTCAAAACTGGGCAGACCCAGCGCGCGCACAATCTTGGACAAGCGTGAGATGACCAGCGTGCGCTTGGCATCACTCAGCGATATTCCCGCGACCTGATACACGCGGCCTTTGATCCGCGCGAATTCACGTTCGCTAAGGGAGATTTCCCCCTGTTCCATACAGACTACCCCAATTGCCCCAGACGCCCCTACTGGACGCCTGTCTAAGCGCTCGCGCGTCGCTGCGGTCGGGTTTCGACTGTAGCGACGTCGCCGAACGACCCCATTCGCCCACTCAATCGGCTCATCGCCGTCTCGCCCAGGCTCAGGGTCGTTGTAATAGTGTCGGTTTCATTACTTAGATTGCGTAAATGGACCTCAAGATCGGCAATCATTTTCTGTAAGGTCTTGGATTCATTGACCCCATTTTCCGCTTGAACACGACCTCGACTGACCACGGCGCGGATATCCTTGGCCGAACGGTTGATCAGCTGGGCCAGTTGGCGCACTTCGTCGGCAACAACAGCGAACCCCGCGCCCTTCTCGCCAGCCCGCGCAGCCTCCACCGCAGCATTGAGCGCCAGCAGGTTCGTGCGGAAAGAAACGTCCTCGATCGCCTGCACCATCTTGTCGATTTCGCTGGTCATTCTGTCGACCTCGCTGACCACCAGATGGGTCTGCTGGGCAGATTGATCGGCGGCGCCCACCAGGTTGTGTGCATTATGGCCAATCGTGCGCGCGCGCTGCAGTTGCGCACCGCCCGATTTGAGCGCCGCATTGGCCTCCTGGGCATCGCTGAGATTATCGGCCGCCGCACCATTGATCGCGGCCATGCGCGTCTCAAACCGCTCGACCAGTTGCCCGATCTGCACCAGCCTCGCCTCGAGACGCACCCGCGTCTGGCGTTCCTGCTCGAGCTGATCATCCATCGAACGGGCGAAGTCGTCGATCTGCTGCGCCAGGGCGCCCAAGGGCCCATCCAGCGCGTCGGGAAGTTCGCCACCCGCCCTGATCAGGCTTTCAAGCTGATGCAGCCCGCCATCAAGTTCGGCCAGCCCACCATTGAGCGCTGCCAGCGCCGGGTTGGCAGCCACGGCTTTGGCCTCGAATCGAAAGCCGGTCTGGCCGCTGCCCAGCGCCCCAACAAAGGCATCAAGATCATCGTCCTGCACAAAAGTGCCCGCGGGAATAAACTCAAGTAAAAATCGTTTCGCTGCATAAGGATGGCGCCGCACCTCGAAACGCTGATCGGCCAGCAGCACCAGGCTTTGCTCGGGCGCGCCACCACCCGCACTGAGATAGCCCTCGCCAAACAGGGCATCGAGTGACGCCCCCTCGACGGCTTCGCGAACAAGCCGCGTAATGCCCAGACTGGCCACCACTATCTGCCCGCCTTCATCAACCACCACCAGAGGCTGGTGAATGGCCGAAACTGCCAGCTTGAACTGATGTGCCCGCTCCAGACGCGTGCCCAGGCGAGTAACGATCTCGCCCATGGACAGCACCTCGCCCGCGCGTTCTGCCAGACCTGCCGCGCGGGTAATGGCGGCCAGCGCATTGGCTGCAGCCATATCGGCACGGATCGCAACTGCCAGACTTGCCACCACAGCAATCAGCACCAGCACCGCAACAAAGCTGATCTGCTGCCAGCCAGGCTCGAATGCGCCAGCGAAGCCAAGCCCCAGCGCGCCGGCACCAAGCCAGATCGCGGCGGATATCAGGACTAGACGCAGGCTGGGCATGACATGCCTGAAACAGGGGTTGGCAGGGCGCGTGGCAACATGAACAACCATACGCGCGCAATGGTTAACCAAATCTATCGGCCGGCACCTGCTTGAAAGGCTTTGCTAACGCAGATTGTCAGAAGCTGAACACTTGGCTCATTTTGATACAGCCCGGGTCAGACACAACAACGGGCCAGCGACAATTGCCGCTGACCCGTTTAGTGCCATAACTTGGAAAACGAAGGGCGCGCGGTCTGCCTCGGAGGGCAACCAGCGCGACAATCAGAACAATTCGATATCGTCCACCGGTGCCGGAATGACCACACGACGCTTGGCCAGTGCGATTTCCTCGCGCGCCACATTGGCACCGGAATCGCTATCCAGGCGTTTGACGAAGGCGCGACCCGAATGTGGCTTGAACAATACGCGACGCGCGTAGGTGCCGCCCAGATCCTTGCTGGCAGCCGTATAACCTTCTGCTGCCAGAAACTCATGCACGAACTCGATATTCTTGAGCCCGACATCGTCGAGCGCCGCATTGATTTTGCCGCCCCCAAACACCTTGATTTCCAGGTTTCCCTTGCGGCCGCTGCCCTGGCTGAGCACCTTGTTGATCAATTGCTCCATGGCGAACGCACCATAGCGCGCCGATGCGCCGTAGCGATCCTTGGCGGCTCCGGACTGTTCGGCGAGCAGGAAGTGGTTCATCCCACCCACATTGGCGACAACATCGCGCACGCAGGCAGAGATGCACGAACCCAACACCGTGGAGAACGTCAGGTCCGTTGCGTTGGAAACATGACAGTCGCCCTGATGGACGGTTGTGACCACGCCGCGATCAAATTCGGGCGGTAATGAATTCGCCAGTGCCATCTATCGCGCTCGTACCCCAGTGGTCCTTATTGTTCCGATCGTAGCGGTAAACTCGTTAGCCAATCGCTAACCACAAAGACCAAGGACGAAATAAGAACGGTCCTTTGCAAGAACTGCTTTAGGAATCCCGCGTTAGTCTGCGACCTCAGGGCTAGGGAAAGATTGTATGTCACTGCATAAACTCGCCAAAGAACTCGACGAGACCGCGCGCCAATCGGCTTCGATGCTGGAAGGCATCACCGAGGCTCTCGAGATTCTTGCTGATGGCAAACTCAACAAGGACCCCTCGGTGCGCGATGCCGTTGCGGTCATCATCACAGCATTGCAGGGTCAGGATCGCATCGAGCAAAGGTGCCACAACATGGCGCTGGCGACGCGGCAATTTGCGCTGCTGCCAGCATCGGCCCCCGAGAGTGTCTATAACGAAATCTGGTCGACCCTGACGCTTGACGAACTTCGCGTCCCCTCGCTTTCGGGCATCGCGGCACACCAGAACCACGGCGACGCCGAGCTGTTCTGATCTGTCTGCCAGCCGCGCTGGCACCGCCCACCGCCTATCCGGAATGGCTGATCTGGTTTTTGATTTGCCGCCGCGATACGTACCAGGGCCCACCTTCCCCACATTACCAGACTGATCCACCGCACCCGGCCGCTGCCGCGTCGCGGTAAAAAGCGTTTTGGGTCCGCATTGGCCAGACGCGAAAAAGGGCGCTCGCGGCGCCCTTCAACACAATCACGAATATCGGGCGGACTAGCCGTCCAGCTTGGCGCCGCTGACCACTGCGTGCAGATCGATCAGACCAACCATGCGGCTGTCGTGGGTGACAATGCCGTTGAGCAATTCGGTATCAACCGAATTACCTTCGGGGACATTGTGGATGTCATCGCGCGACACGGTCAGGATATCACTGACGGCGTCGACCAGAATGCCAACCCATTTGTCGCCAACACTCATCACCACCACAACGTGGTTCTTGGTGGGCGAAGTCGGGCCGTCGCCAAAGCGGGCGCGCAGGTCAAAGATCGGCACGATGGTGCCGCGCAGATTGATCACACCACGAACGAACTCACGGGTGTTGGGGAGCGGCGTAGCGCCATTCCAGGCGCGGATTTCGCGCACTGTGGTGATTTCCACCCCATAAGTCTGTTCGCCGATCGAGAAAGCGATCAACTGCAGGGAATTGTGAGCGGCGACGGCGGCCTTGTCGCCGATTTCGTCGCGCATACCAAGCGCTTCCATATTCTCTAGCCTTTCTGTCGCCTGTTCTGGACGACCTACACTTTTACAATCAGCCCTTAGGCTGCATTCTTATGCACTATCGTGGACTTTAGGCCCTGAACGTCAACAATCAGTGCAACATTGCCGTCACCCAGGATTGTGCCGCCGGCGACGCCTTCCACGCTCTGGAAGTTCTCTTCCAGAGATTTGATAACGACCT
Coding sequences within:
- a CDS encoding CheR family methyltransferase, with protein sequence MEQGEISLSEREFARIKGRVYQVAGISLSDAKRTLVISRLSKIVRALGLPSFDAYIDFLERKGTAQEGQEFVNALTTNLTRFYREDHHFDHLRKHIEALVASKPRGSRLRIWSAGCSTGQEPYTIGMDLLGAFPELKRWDFKILATDIDTAVIEKAARGIYPENELNGLSRERAAPFGKPGDGTIVIPEAVRNLVSFKPLNLIGPWPMKGPFDAVFCRNVAIYFDKPTQGEVFGRFSKLMAPEGYLYIGHSENLGSGGDGFRLVGKTIYQSKLKLNKQEAA
- a CDS encoding methyl-accepting chemotaxis protein, translated to MPSLRLVLISAAIWLGAGALGLGFAGAFEPGWQQISFVAVLVLIAVVASLAVAIRADMAAANALAAITRAAGLAERAGEVLSMGEIVTRLGTRLERAHQFKLAVSAIHQPLVVVDEGGQIVVASLGITRLVREAVEGASLDALFGEGYLSAGGGAPEQSLVLLADQRFEVRRHPYAAKRFLLEFIPAGTFVQDDDLDAFVGALGSGQTGFRFEAKAVAANPALAALNGGLAELDGGLHQLESLIRAGGELPDALDGPLGALAQQIDDFARSMDDQLEQERQTRVRLEARLVQIGQLVERFETRMAAINGAAADNLSDAQEANAALKSGGAQLQRARTIGHNAHNLVGAADQSAQQTHLVVSEVDRMTSEIDKMVQAIEDVSFRTNLLALNAAVEAARAGEKGAGFAVVADEVRQLAQLINRSAKDIRAVVSRGRVQAENGVNESKTLQKMIADLEVHLRNLSNETDTITTTLSLGETAMSRLSGRMGSFGDVATVETRPQRRASA
- a CDS encoding chemotaxis protein CheD, which codes for MALANSLPPEFDRGVVTTVHQGDCHVSNATDLTFSTVLGSCISACVRDVVANVGGMNHFLLAEQSGAAKDRYGASARYGAFAMEQLINKVLSQGSGRKGNLEIKVFGGGKINAALDDVGLKNIEFVHEFLAAEGYTAASKDLGGTYARRVLFKPHSGRAFVKRLDSDSGANVAREEIALAKRRVVIPAPVDDIELF
- a CDS encoding chemotaxis protein CheW, whose product is MEALGMRDEIGDKAAVAAHNSLQLIAFSIGEQTYGVEITTVREIRAWNGATPLPNTREFVRGVINLRGTIVPIFDLRARFGDGPTSPTKNHVVVVMSVGDKWVGILVDAVSDILTVSRDDIHNVPEGNSVDTELLNGIVTHDSRMVGLIDLHAVVSGAKLDG